A window of Pantanalinema sp. contains these coding sequences:
- the topA gene encoding type I DNA topoisomerase has translation MSRRAIIVESPNKAKTIRQLLGAGYEVVATVGHFRDLPEKELGVAVDRDFDPTYVYAADKKDVVAKLKALKGRYKPHEIFVASDADREGEAIGWHIAETIGLPARQVQRLEFHEITREGLARAFSQVRPLDMHLVDAQQARRILDRLVGYKVSPIVRNRLPGEANLSAGRVQSVALRVVVDRELAIRAFKPTESWSVHAHYHVPGQGPDAMFEAEYVGKHTGAKAPRKQTIATREEAETIASALRALSHAVARVERKEARRNPPAPLITSTMLQQAASQLKMGTDETTRHAKALFEAGLVTYIRTDAPSVSPEFQQETLAYLRDRHGAEVVPAKPNIHKAKSANAQGAHECIRPTKLDQEPGAGIEPRARELYALITRIYLASQCRAAVFDATEAWIHAGEHALKASGRVLKQRGYLVILDDRDAKETTLPPLSPDQALTLSRVLPKQHWSKPPERFTEATLIKYLEAKGIGRPSTFASMVSLILRKEFVT, from the coding sequence ATGTCGCGCCGCGCCATCATCGTCGAATCGCCCAACAAGGCCAAGACCATCCGGCAGCTGCTCGGCGCGGGCTACGAGGTGGTGGCCACGGTCGGGCACTTCCGGGACCTGCCCGAGAAGGAGCTGGGTGTCGCGGTCGATCGCGACTTCGATCCGACCTACGTCTACGCCGCCGACAAGAAGGACGTGGTCGCCAAGCTCAAGGCCCTCAAGGGGCGCTACAAGCCCCACGAGATCTTCGTGGCCTCCGACGCGGACCGCGAGGGCGAGGCCATCGGCTGGCACATCGCCGAGACGATCGGCCTGCCGGCAAGGCAGGTCCAGCGGCTCGAGTTCCACGAGATCACCCGCGAGGGCCTCGCGCGCGCCTTCTCGCAGGTGCGCCCCCTCGACATGCACCTGGTGGACGCCCAGCAGGCGCGGCGCATCCTGGATCGACTGGTCGGCTACAAGGTCAGCCCCATCGTGCGCAACCGCCTGCCGGGCGAGGCCAACCTCTCGGCCGGGCGCGTCCAGTCGGTGGCCCTGCGGGTGGTGGTCGATCGCGAGCTCGCCATCCGTGCCTTCAAGCCCACCGAGTCGTGGTCGGTGCACGCCCACTACCACGTGCCGGGGCAGGGCCCCGACGCCATGTTCGAGGCCGAGTACGTCGGCAAGCACACGGGCGCCAAGGCCCCGCGCAAGCAAACCATCGCGACGCGCGAGGAGGCCGAGACGATCGCCAGTGCCCTGCGCGCGCTCAGCCACGCGGTCGCACGCGTCGAGCGCAAGGAGGCCAGGCGCAATCCCCCCGCCCCGCTCATCACGAGCACCATGCTCCAGCAGGCCGCAAGCCAGCTCAAGATGGGCACCGACGAGACGACCCGCCACGCCAAGGCCCTCTTCGAGGCGGGCCTCGTCACCTACATCCGCACCGACGCGCCCAGCGTCAGCCCCGAGTTCCAGCAGGAGACCCTCGCCTACCTGCGCGATCGCCACGGCGCCGAGGTCGTGCCCGCGAAGCCCAACATCCACAAGGCCAAGAGCGCGAACGCCCAGGGCGCCCACGAGTGCATCCGGCCCACCAAGCTCGACCAGGAGCCGGGGGCTGGCATCGAGCCGCGCGCCCGGGAGCTCTACGCGCTCATCACCAGGATCTACCTCGCCAGCCAGTGCCGGGCGGCCGTCTTCGACGCCACCGAGGCATGGATCCACGCCGGCGAGCACGCCCTCAAGGCCAGCGGCCGGGTCCTCAAGCAGCGCGGCTACCTCGTGATCCTCGACGACCGCGACGCCAAGGAGACCACCCTGCCGCCGCTCTCGCCCGACCAGGCCCTCACGCTCAGCCGCGTGCTGCCCAAGCAGCACTGGAGCAAGCCACCCGAGCGCTTCACCGAGGCCACCCTCATCAAGTACCTGGAGGCCAAGGGCATCGGGCGCCCGAGCACCTTCGCCTCCATGGTCTCCTTGATCCTGCGCAAGGAGTTCGTGAC